A window from Flavobacterium sp. 83 encodes these proteins:
- a CDS encoding NifU family protein translates to MIKVTIKETQNPTILKFEFQDFITQNESFEFKNIDEAKSSPLAQQLFYLPFVKTVYISGNFIAIEKYSIVEWEDVKDAVSEQIETFVNNGGIIITPDENKTKKQPITVYGETTPNPSALKFVVSRMLTKNAVEYKNIDQTGSSPLAKELFKFPYVKEVFIDENYISVTKYEINEWQEITLEIRSFIKQYIENGGTVLDENFIQAATAEENTKAQSFDNLDVTSQQIINILEEYVKPAVQADGGNIAFDSYNESDKTVKVILQGACSGCPSSTFTLKSGIENMLKSMLNDEGIKVEAVNA, encoded by the coding sequence ATGATAAAAGTTACCATAAAAGAAACTCAAAACCCAACCATATTAAAATTTGAATTTCAGGATTTCATTACTCAAAATGAAAGTTTTGAATTCAAAAATATAGATGAGGCAAAATCTTCACCATTAGCACAACAATTATTTTACCTACCATTCGTAAAAACAGTTTACATCTCTGGAAACTTCATCGCTATTGAAAAATACAGCATTGTAGAATGGGAAGATGTAAAAGATGCGGTGTCAGAGCAAATAGAAACATTTGTAAATAATGGCGGAATAATCATTACACCAGACGAAAACAAAACAAAAAAACAGCCTATAACAGTTTACGGAGAAACAACTCCTAACCCATCCGCTTTAAAGTTTGTAGTAAGCAGAATGTTGACCAAAAATGCTGTTGAATATAAAAACATTGATCAAACTGGTTCATCGCCATTGGCTAAAGAACTTTTCAAATTTCCTTATGTAAAAGAAGTCTTCATTGACGAAAACTACATATCTGTAACCAAATATGAAATCAATGAGTGGCAGGAAATCACCTTAGAAATAAGAAGTTTCATCAAGCAATATATTGAAAACGGAGGAACCGTTTTAGATGAAAATTTTATCCAAGCAGCAACCGCAGAAGAAAACACTAAAGCGCAAAGTTTTGATAATCTAGATGTCACTTCACAACAAATCATCAACATATTAGAGGAATATGTAAAACCAGCCGTACAAGCTGACGGAGGTAATATTGCATTTGACTCTTATAACGAAAGTGACAAAACCGTAAAAGTAATCCTTCAAGGTGCTTGCAGTGGCTGTCCTTCATCAACATTTACCTTAAAAAGCGGTATTGAAAACATGCTAAAAAGTATGTTGAATGACGAAGGAATCAAAGTGGAAGCAGTAAACGCATAA
- a CDS encoding SCO family protein: MLKNKSYIGISFIILLFGIYAVPKIINRIENNDVVKGDRLDKVGLTAKHDDKLVKIGPAPKFELVNQDNVKITNETYKDKVYVLEFFFTTCPSICPKMNLSMLAIENTFFGNPNFGIVSITIDPIHDTPAILKAHAKLLGVKSSNWNFLTGDREYIFGLANKGFNLYVGENSKVSGGFEHSGLFALIDKNGNIRCRKDDFGNPILYYDGLDKKGVRDIQQDINILLKD; encoded by the coding sequence ATGCTTAAAAACAAATCTTACATAGGAATCTCCTTTATAATTTTACTTTTTGGAATTTATGCAGTACCAAAAATAATTAATAGAATAGAAAACAATGATGTAGTAAAAGGAGATCGATTGGATAAAGTAGGATTAACTGCTAAACATGATGACAAATTAGTGAAAATTGGTCCAGCTCCAAAATTTGAATTAGTGAACCAGGATAATGTTAAAATTACAAATGAGACTTATAAGGATAAAGTTTATGTCTTAGAATTTTTCTTTACTACTTGTCCTTCTATTTGTCCAAAGATGAATTTGAGTATGTTAGCTATTGAAAATACTTTTTTTGGAAATCCTAATTTTGGAATTGTATCAATTACTATAGACCCTATACATGATACTCCGGCTATTTTGAAAGCACATGCTAAATTATTGGGGGTAAAATCATCTAATTGGAATTTCCTTACAGGAGACAGAGAATATATTTTTGGACTTGCCAATAAAGGCTTCAATTTATATGTTGGGGAAAACAGTAAAGTAAGTGGTGGTTTTGAGCATTCAGGATTGTTTGCCTTAATTGATAAAAATGGAAATATCCGTTGTAGAAAAGATGATTTTGGTAACCCGATTTTATATTATGATGGATTAGATAAAAAAGGGGTTAGAGATATTCAACAAGATATTAATATTTTATTAAAAGATTAA
- a CDS encoding DUF4403 family protein: protein MLKFFSFLLSIALIILISGCSTSQKIATLKPEPDDAVPLVYENIPSFINLPISIRLKDIENQTNTILNGLIYEDNNIEDDDIEIKVWKQAPITITNDKGVSGEKIKTILPLKAIVKYRIGTKKMGVEFYDTREFNLDGVVTLISETGLINWKLNTKTELKSLDWNESPTMSIFGKNIPVTYLINPGIKLFKSKIEKKIDDAIAKSMDFKPNVLSALEKICTPFQMNEEYESWLRIIPIEIYSTTAKLKNDSFLLDMGMKCTMETLIGKKPESRFDKNKIALKPVFKIPEDITANIIAVSTYEEASKIMTKNFSGQEFSAANKKVKVQNVTIWHKNGKMIIALDLLGSVNGTIYLAGFPQYNDKTKEVFFDKLDYALDTKSKLMRTANWLAQGLILKKIQQNCRYSIKPNLDEGKKSMMNYLKNYSPMPGVFVNGKLEDIQFQKIELTNQAIIAFIKVRGTVNVSVDGLK, encoded by the coding sequence ATGCTGAAATTCTTTTCATTCTTACTCTCGATAGCGCTTATCATTTTAATTTCCGGTTGTTCTACTTCTCAAAAAATAGCAACTTTAAAACCAGAACCTGATGACGCTGTTCCATTAGTTTACGAAAATATTCCTTCCTTTATTAATTTACCTATCAGCATAAGGCTAAAAGATATTGAAAACCAAACGAACACAATCTTAAATGGACTAATCTATGAGGACAACAATATTGAGGACGACGATATTGAAATAAAAGTTTGGAAACAGGCACCAATTACGATTACAAATGACAAAGGCGTTTCTGGAGAAAAAATAAAAACTATTTTACCGTTGAAAGCCATAGTGAAATATAGAATCGGAACAAAAAAAATGGGCGTTGAATTTTACGACACACGAGAATTCAATCTAGATGGCGTGGTGACTTTAATAAGTGAAACCGGATTAATTAATTGGAAATTAAATACTAAAACAGAACTAAAATCATTAGATTGGAACGAAAGTCCGACGATGTCCATTTTTGGAAAAAATATTCCCGTAACATACCTGATAAATCCCGGAATCAAACTTTTTAAATCGAAAATTGAAAAAAAGATTGACGATGCTATTGCAAAATCTATGGACTTCAAACCTAATGTTCTTTCCGCATTAGAGAAAATTTGCACTCCTTTTCAAATGAATGAGGAATATGAAAGCTGGCTTCGTATTATTCCAATTGAAATCTATTCCACTACTGCAAAACTAAAAAACGATTCTTTCTTGCTAGACATGGGCATGAAATGCACAATGGAGACATTAATAGGAAAGAAGCCAGAATCGAGATTTGACAAAAATAAAATTGCTTTAAAACCCGTCTTTAAAATCCCCGAAGATATCACTGCCAATATTATTGCAGTTTCTACTTATGAAGAAGCTTCAAAAATAATGACTAAGAATTTTTCCGGACAGGAATTTAGCGCAGCAAATAAGAAAGTAAAAGTTCAAAATGTAACTATTTGGCACAAAAACGGCAAAATGATAATTGCTTTAGATCTATTGGGATCTGTAAACGGAACCATTTATTTAGCAGGTTTCCCTCAATATAATGATAAAACAAAAGAAGTGTTTTTTGACAAGTTAGATTATGCATTGGACACAAAAAGCAAATTAATGCGTACTGCAAATTGGCTTGCCCAAGGGTTAATTTTAAAGAAAATTCAACAAAATTGTCGTTACTCCATAAAACCAAATTTAGATGAAGGCAAAAAAAGCATGATGAATTATTTGAAAAATTATTCCCCAATGCCGGGTGTTTTTGTAAATGGAAAATTGGAGGATATTCAATTCCAAAAAATTGAATTAACCAATCAGGCTATCATTGCTTTTATAAAAGTAAGAGGAACGGTAAATGTTTCGGTAGATGGTTTAAAATAA
- a CDS encoding DUF420 domain-containing protein: MEENSLEEKFSKFIIIISVVIPVVVAILFGVKLKDFGYSVEPLSFLPPIYATTNGLTAIILVVAVIAIKNGKRKLHEQLMTSAIVLSVAFLVMYVAYHMTADSTKFGGEGVVRYVYFFILITHIILSIVIIPLVMITYVRALSSRFDKHKKIAKITFPIWLYVAVTGVVVYLMISPYYVQ, encoded by the coding sequence ATGGAAGAGAATTCACTTGAAGAAAAATTCAGCAAATTTATTATAATTATTTCGGTTGTAATTCCTGTAGTAGTTGCTATCTTATTTGGTGTAAAGTTAAAAGATTTTGGTTACAGTGTGGAGCCACTATCTTTTTTACCACCGATTTACGCAACAACAAATGGATTAACGGCTATTATTTTAGTTGTAGCTGTAATTGCAATAAAAAATGGCAAAAGAAAATTACACGAACAGTTAATGACAAGTGCAATTGTGTTGTCAGTAGCTTTTCTGGTAATGTATGTAGCTTATCATATGACTGCTGATTCTACTAAATTTGGTGGTGAAGGAGTTGTTAGATACGTATATTTCTTCATCTTGATTACACATATTATATTATCAATAGTAATTATTCCTCTTGTTATGATTACTTATGTTAGAGCTTTGTCATCAAGATTCGATAAGCATAAAAAAATTGCCAAAATAACTTTTCCTATTTGGTTATATGTAGCAGTTACTGGCGTAGTTGTTTACTTAATGATTTCTCCTTATTATGTTCAATAA
- a CDS encoding efflux RND transporter periplasmic adaptor subunit, with amino-acid sequence MSKKTIYILIGSAVVIIALLVVLSKNGIIGNKDKGKEVEIANVDATTIVETVSATGKIQPEIEVKISSMVSGEIISLPIKEGQVVKKGDLLVKINPDLYTSGLNRTVANLSGTKAGLSQADASFKEAKASYDRNKTLFDKGIISKSDWDKSIASFEVAKAAKQTAYFNVRSASASVNEAQDNLGRTIIYAPADGTVSVLNVELGERVLGTQQMAGTELLRVANLNNMEVEVDVNENDIVKIKVGDEAKVEVDAYLKKQFKGIVTSISNSASSSLTADQVTNFKVKVRILKESYQDLLEGRPAAYSPFRPGMTATVDIITKTKKNVLSVPISSVVVKSDTAAVKEIKIEDPKSEEKKVAPKSDKKFECVFVKVGDKAKIRIIKTGIQDDTNIEVLTGLKKGDVVITGPYTTVSKELNSGDKVTLKTEKDKEESKK; translated from the coding sequence ATGTCAAAAAAAACAATTTATATCTTAATTGGTAGTGCTGTCGTTATTATTGCATTATTAGTAGTGCTTTCAAAAAATGGAATTATTGGGAATAAAGATAAAGGTAAAGAAGTAGAAATAGCAAATGTTGATGCTACGACTATAGTTGAAACGGTTTCTGCTACTGGAAAAATTCAGCCTGAAATTGAAGTGAAAATATCCTCAATGGTTTCAGGAGAAATTATTTCCTTACCAATAAAAGAAGGACAAGTAGTCAAAAAAGGAGATTTGTTGGTAAAGATAAATCCTGATTTATATACTTCTGGATTAAACAGAACTGTTGCTAATTTATCAGGAACGAAAGCAGGTTTGAGTCAGGCAGATGCTTCATTTAAAGAAGCCAAAGCAAGTTATGACAGAAACAAAACGTTATTCGATAAAGGAATTATTTCCAAATCAGATTGGGATAAATCAATTGCGTCATTTGAGGTTGCAAAAGCAGCGAAGCAAACTGCTTACTTTAATGTTAGAAGCGCTTCTGCTTCGGTTAATGAAGCTCAAGATAATCTTGGACGAACAATTATTTATGCACCTGCCGATGGAACAGTTTCAGTACTTAATGTAGAGCTTGGCGAACGTGTTTTGGGAACGCAACAAATGGCTGGAACAGAATTGTTGCGAGTTGCGAACTTAAATAACATGGAAGTTGAAGTTGATGTAAATGAAAATGATATTGTAAAAATAAAAGTAGGTGACGAAGCAAAAGTTGAAGTTGATGCCTATTTGAAAAAACAGTTTAAAGGAATTGTTACCAGTATTTCTAACTCGGCAAGTTCTTCTTTGACCGCTGATCAAGTAACTAATTTTAAAGTAAAAGTAAGAATACTTAAAGAATCATATCAGGATTTATTAGAAGGAAGACCAGCGGCATATTCTCCTTTTAGACCGGGAATGACCGCAACAGTAGATATTATTACTAAAACAAAAAAGAATGTATTGTCTGTGCCAATTAGTTCCGTTGTGGTAAAATCAGATACAGCTGCGGTTAAGGAAATAAAAATTGAGGATCCTAAATCTGAGGAGAAAAAAGTAGCACCTAAAAGTGATAAGAAATTTGAATGTGTTTTTGTAAAAGTAGGCGATAAGGCTAAAATAAGAATCATTAAAACTGGAATTCAGGATGATACAAATATTGAAGTTTTAACTGGACTTAAAAAAGGCGATGTAGTTATTACAGGTCCATACACTACAGTTTCTAAAGAGCTTAATTCTGGAGATAAAGTGACATTAAAAACAGAAAAAGATAAGGAAGAAAGCAAGAAATAA
- a CDS encoding cytochrome c oxidase subunit 3, which produces MEATVTTANSEGKIWGGGNEPMGSSYGKLMMWFFIVSDALTFSGFLAAYGFSRFKFIETWPLADEVFTHFPFMHGVSAPMYYVALMTFILIFSSVTMVLAVDAGHQMKKDKVTIYLFLTIIGGIIFVGSQAWEWKNFIKGEYGAIETKGGSLLQFVDKEGHRVAIADFAATLPEDREQLTRNKGKWFMDEAAISTYSVAEVQAGFKAHPDLLIRTETITAKKQKTILSRKDSELRLAQGSLVIEGANLTHNEYGSKLFADFFFFITGFHGFHVFSGIIINIIIFFNVLVGTYEKRGSYEMVEKVGLYWHFVDLVWVFVFTFFYLV; this is translated from the coding sequence ATGGAAGCGACAGTTACTACTGCAAATAGTGAAGGAAAAATTTGGGGAGGCGGCAATGAGCCAATGGGGTCTAGTTATGGCAAATTAATGATGTGGTTTTTTATCGTGTCAGATGCACTAACATTCTCTGGTTTTTTAGCAGCTTATGGTTTTTCTAGATTTAAATTTATTGAAACGTGGCCCTTGGCCGATGAAGTGTTCACTCACTTCCCATTTATGCACGGCGTTTCGGCCCCGATGTATTATGTGGCATTGATGACTTTTATTTTGATTTTTTCATCAGTAACAATGGTTTTAGCTGTTGATGCTGGTCATCAGATGAAAAAAGACAAAGTGACAATATATTTGTTTTTAACAATCATTGGAGGTATTATTTTCGTTGGTTCTCAAGCTTGGGAATGGAAAAACTTTATTAAAGGGGAGTACGGAGCTATTGAGACAAAAGGTGGGAGTTTACTTCAGTTTGTTGATAAAGAAGGTCACCGAGTAGCTATTGCTGATTTTGCGGCAACTTTGCCAGAGGATAGAGAGCAATTGACAAGAAATAAAGGTAAATGGTTTATGGATGAGGCGGCTATTTCGACTTATTCTGTAGCTGAAGTTCAAGCAGGTTTTAAAGCACATCCTGATCTTTTGATTAGAACAGAAACTATCACTGCTAAAAAACAGAAAACTATTCTATCAAGAAAAGATTCTGAATTGAGATTAGCTCAAGGAAGTTTGGTTATTGAAGGAGCTAATTTAACCCACAACGAATACGGAAGTAAATTATTTGCTGATTTCTTTTTCTTCATAACAGGATTTCACGGTTTTCACGTATTTTCAGGTATAATCATTAACATCATCATATTTTTCAATGTTCTAGTAGGGACTTATGAAAAAAGAGGAAGTTACGAAATGGTTGAAAAAGTGGGGTTATACTGGCACTTTGTCGATTTAGTTTGGGTATTTGTATTTACGTTTTTCTACTTAGTTTAA
- a CDS encoding mechanosensitive ion channel family protein translates to MILNPNQITDYASTFIQLLIDYSPKLISAVVVLFVGLYAIRLINRLIRKIMVKRDLDPTLTKFLADILLWVLRVLLFVTFISNLGIETSSFVAILGAMGLAVGLSLQGSLSNFAGGMLIIMFKPFKVGHTIEAQGNIGTVSEIQIFVTKLINGNNQTIFIPNGSLSNGTIINYSLQGFRRADLTIAISYDTDIKKAKDIITAVLNSNPKILKTPAAEVSVKNLTDNAIQLAVRPWANNEDFGAVFSQTLESCKIAFDAAGIVIQPFAKGLSRTDS, encoded by the coding sequence ATGATCTTAAATCCTAATCAAATTACTGATTACGCCAGTACTTTTATTCAACTATTAATCGATTATTCTCCCAAATTAATTTCTGCTGTTGTTGTTTTGTTTGTAGGGCTTTATGCCATTCGACTTATCAATAGATTAATCAGAAAAATAATGGTCAAGAGAGATTTAGACCCTACTTTAACTAAGTTTCTTGCCGATATTTTACTTTGGGTTTTAAGAGTATTACTATTTGTAACTTTTATTTCAAATCTAGGGATAGAAACCTCTTCTTTTGTGGCTATATTAGGAGCAATGGGACTTGCAGTAGGTTTATCACTTCAAGGCTCTTTATCCAATTTTGCAGGTGGAATGCTAATTATTATGTTCAAACCATTTAAAGTAGGACATACTATTGAAGCACAAGGTAACATAGGAACAGTTAGCGAAATCCAAATATTTGTGACCAAATTAATCAACGGAAACAACCAAACTATTTTTATTCCAAATGGATCATTATCCAATGGCACTATCATCAATTATTCTTTACAAGGATTTAGAAGAGCCGATTTGACTATCGCTATTTCCTATGACACTGATATAAAAAAGGCAAAAGATATTATTACTGCTGTTTTAAATAGTAACCCAAAAATACTTAAAACTCCCGCTGCTGAAGTTTCAGTGAAGAATTTGACTGATAATGCCATCCAACTTGCAGTTAGGCCATGGGCAAATAATGAAGATTTTGGTGCCGTTTTCTCTCAAACTTTAGAAAGCTGCAAGATAGCTTTTGATGCTGCAGGAATCGTTATTCAGCCATTTGCAAAAGGATTATCTAGAACAGATTCTTAA
- a CDS encoding cytochrome C oxidase subunit IV family protein, whose product MSHEHVSNTKRIWTVFALLSVITIVEVIFGIIKPDALHMNSFMAMSLLNWLFIILTLVKAYFIVWAFMHMEGEKSTLRNAVVLPVIFLILYLLFILLTEGNYIYEVFKNSTIKWNF is encoded by the coding sequence ATGTCACACGAACATGTTTCTAATACAAAAAGAATTTGGACAGTTTTTGCTCTTTTGTCTGTAATAACTATTGTTGAAGTAATTTTTGGAATTATAAAGCCAGATGCTCTTCATATGAATAGTTTTATGGCAATGAGTTTGTTAAACTGGTTATTCATAATTTTAACACTTGTAAAAGCATATTTTATTGTATGGGCCTTCATGCACATGGAAGGAGAAAAAAGTACTCTAAGAAATGCAGTTGTTTTACCAGTAATTTTTTTAATATTATATTTACTTTTCATTCTTTTGACTGAAGGGAATTATATTTATGAGGTTTTTAAGAATTCTACGATTAAATGGAATTTTTAA
- a CDS encoding TolC family protein, which translates to MGKRSFLSLILMLVFSITIQAQSKKWTLEECVKYAIQNNISIKQTELDSKTAAIDKKGAIGNFLPSLNANASHSWNIGLNQDITTGLLQNKTTQFTSAGANIGIDIYKGLQNQNTLRKANLSIVAAKYQLQKMQEDVALNVANAFLQILFNKENLKVQQEQLGINQKQYSRSEELVKAGSIPRGDLLDIKATVASNNQNVITAENALLISKLSLAQLLQLKEFESFDIIDDTNAKDENNILAQTPVAIYDKAKETKIELKIAKTNLEIAEKNVAIAKGAFQPTLQGFYSFSSRVAYSDRVVGVQPNTSNPTSVVGYVQGTNQNVLQNNFSPVLGNALPFWDQFSNNKGQSFGAQLSVPIFNGFSARNNVERSKVSLEKSKIALEQQDLDLQRNVFTAFTDAKGALNAHESSIVALESRQEAYNYAKEKYAVGLMNSFDFNQSQTLLTNAQSEVLRTKYDYIFKIKILEFYFGIPIIKN; encoded by the coding sequence ATGGGAAAAAGAAGTTTTCTTAGTTTAATTCTAATGTTAGTTTTTAGCATTACTATTCAGGCACAATCTAAAAAGTGGACCTTAGAAGAATGTGTAAAATATGCTATACAAAACAATATTTCTATCAAGCAAACCGAATTAGATTCTAAAACGGCTGCAATTGATAAAAAAGGCGCAATAGGAAATTTTCTTCCTTCTTTAAATGCTAATGCGTCCCACTCTTGGAATATTGGTTTGAATCAGGATATTACAACAGGACTTTTACAAAATAAAACAACTCAGTTTACCTCTGCAGGAGCAAATATTGGGATTGATATTTATAAAGGCTTGCAAAACCAAAATACACTTCGCAAAGCCAATCTTTCAATAGTTGCAGCTAAATATCAATTGCAAAAAATGCAGGAAGATGTTGCACTAAATGTTGCCAATGCGTTTTTACAGATTCTTTTTAATAAGGAGAATTTGAAAGTGCAACAAGAACAATTGGGAATTAATCAAAAACAATATTCTCGTTCAGAAGAATTAGTTAAGGCAGGGTCAATTCCTCGTGGCGATTTGTTAGACATCAAAGCAACAGTTGCATCTAATAATCAAAATGTTATTACAGCTGAGAATGCTTTATTGATTTCAAAATTGAGTTTAGCTCAGTTATTACAATTAAAAGAATTTGAGAGCTTTGACATCATTGATGACACTAATGCTAAAGATGAGAACAATATTTTAGCACAAACTCCAGTAGCAATTTACGATAAGGCAAAAGAAACTAAAATTGAATTGAAAATTGCCAAAACTAATTTAGAAATAGCCGAGAAAAATGTTGCGATTGCAAAAGGCGCTTTTCAACCGACTCTTCAAGGATTTTATAGTTTTAGTTCTAGAGTTGCTTACAGTGACAGGGTAGTTGGTGTTCAGCCTAATACTTCAAATCCTACATCTGTAGTTGGATATGTACAAGGAACAAATCAAAATGTTTTGCAAAATAATTTTTCTCCAGTATTAGGAAATGCATTGCCATTTTGGGATCAATTTAGCAATAATAAAGGACAATCTTTTGGGGCGCAATTGTCTGTTCCAATTTTTAATGGATTTTCGGCAAGAAATAATGTGGAACGTTCTAAAGTAAGTTTAGAGAAGTCAAAAATTGCATTAGAACAACAGGATTTAGATTTGCAGAGAAATGTTTTTACTGCATTTACAGATGCTAAAGGCGCTTTAAATGCGCATGAATCTTCCATTGTAGCATTAGAATCAAGACAAGAAGCCTATAATTATGCGAAAGAAAAATATGCTGTAGGTTTGATGAATTCTTTTGATTTTAATCAATCGCAAACGTTGCTCACCAATGCACAATCTGAGGTTCTTAGAACAAAATACGATTACATTTTTAAAATTAAAATTTTAGAATTCTATTTTGGAATTCCAATCATTAAAAACTAG
- a CDS encoding dodecin family protein, which translates to MSVLKVIEVLSSSDISWEDAARKGVAKAAKSVKHIRSVYIKDQSATVSGGEITEYRVNLKLTFELE; encoded by the coding sequence ATGTCAGTATTAAAAGTAATTGAAGTACTTTCCAGTTCAGATATAAGTTGGGAAGACGCAGCACGAAAAGGTGTTGCAAAGGCGGCTAAATCCGTAAAACACATACGTTCTGTATACATTAAAGACCAAAGTGCAACCGTAAGTGGAGGAGAAATAACAGAATATAGAGTAAATTTAAAATTAACTTTCGAACTCGAATAG
- a CDS encoding type IX secretion system membrane protein PorP/SprF → MYNKIKLLAVFFFMYQYSFSQEGIAVYSDYLSDNYYLIHPSMAGASNCAKIRLTARKQWFSQEDAPELQTLSFNGRVGEKAGAGIILFNDKNGYHSQKGVKFTYAYHLMFSRDEIDLNQLSFGISAGLIQSQLDETSFLQSGDFDPIINGTVVQKDSYFNFDIGASYNYLDFYVHGTVKNAVETRRDIYTEYESDNLRKYLLSAGYVFGDKDRVLWEPSFLFQLVDKTKEKSIDFNIKAYKNMDFGKLWGGLSYRRSLDGAEYTNGSGISKQKLQYITPIVGVNYNNFMFAYTYSHVSGPVKFDNGGFHQITLGINLFCKPEKYECNCPAIN, encoded by the coding sequence ATGTATAACAAAATTAAATTATTAGCAGTCTTCTTTTTTATGTACCAATATTCTTTTTCACAAGAGGGTATTGCGGTGTATTCTGATTATTTGTCGGATAATTATTATTTGATCCATCCGTCTATGGCTGGAGCGTCAAATTGCGCAAAAATTAGACTTACAGCCCGTAAACAATGGTTTAGCCAGGAAGATGCACCAGAATTGCAAACACTTAGTTTTAATGGTAGAGTGGGAGAAAAGGCTGGTGCGGGGATTATTTTGTTCAATGATAAAAATGGATATCATTCTCAGAAAGGAGTTAAGTTTACTTATGCGTATCATCTTATGTTTTCTAGAGATGAAATTGATTTAAATCAACTATCTTTTGGGATTAGTGCAGGTTTGATTCAAAGCCAACTAGATGAAACCAGTTTTTTACAATCAGGTGACTTTGATCCTATTATTAATGGGACTGTTGTGCAAAAAGATTCGTATTTCAATTTTGATATTGGAGCATCCTATAATTATTTAGATTTTTATGTGCACGGTACAGTAAAAAATGCTGTTGAAACCAGACGAGATATTTATACGGAATATGAAAGTGATAATTTAAGAAAATATTTGTTGAGCGCTGGTTATGTTTTTGGAGATAAAGATAGAGTATTGTGGGAACCGTCATTTTTATTTCAACTGGTCGACAAGACCAAAGAAAAATCAATTGACTTCAACATTAAAGCATACAAAAACATGGATTTCGGAAAGCTTTGGGGAGGTTTGTCCTACCGTAGAAGTTTAGACGGGGCTGAATATACTAATGGTTCAGGAATTTCTAAACAAAAACTTCAATACATAACTCCTATAGTTGGAGTTAATTATAATAATTTCATGTTTGCTTATACCTACTCACATGTTTCAGGTCCTGTGAAATTTGATAATGGTGGCTTTCACCAAATCACCTTGGGAATCAACTTATTTTGTAAGCCTGAAAAATACGAATGTAACTGCCCGGCAATTAATTAA
- the tsaB gene encoding tRNA (adenosine(37)-N6)-threonylcarbamoyltransferase complex dimerization subunit type 1 TsaB produces the protein MDYILNIETATKNCSVALAKEGKTILCKEIAEEGYSHAERLHVFIEEIIQEAGITLNDLVAVAVSQGPGSYTGLRIGVSAAKGLCFALNIPLIAIDTLKTLASQVTVSDGLIIPMIDARRMEVYSAIFTSNFENRRGTLAEIITENSFEDFQETLYFVGDCAEKCKTVLTKDNFVFLEDIKYPSAKEMSLLSFEKFKTNDTVDVAYFEPFYLKDFMITTSKK, from the coding sequence ATGGATTACATACTTAACATCGAAACCGCTACAAAAAACTGTTCTGTTGCTCTTGCAAAAGAAGGAAAAACGATTCTGTGCAAAGAAATTGCAGAAGAAGGGTATTCTCACGCCGAACGGTTACACGTTTTTATTGAAGAAATAATACAGGAAGCAGGAATTACTTTGAACGATTTAGTTGCTGTTGCGGTAAGTCAAGGTCCTGGATCTTATACGGGATTGCGAATAGGAGTTTCTGCCGCAAAAGGGCTGTGTTTCGCTTTAAATATACCTTTGATTGCTATTGATACCTTGAAAACTTTAGCTTCTCAGGTAACTGTTTCAGATGGATTGATTATTCCTATGATTGATGCCAGAAGAATGGAAGTGTACAGCGCTATTTTTACTTCTAATTTTGAGAATAGGAGAGGAACTTTAGCTGAAATTATAACTGAAAATTCATTTGAAGATTTTCAGGAAACGCTTTATTTTGTGGGAGATTGTGCGGAGAAATGCAAAACAGTTTTAACCAAAGATAATTTTGTTTTCTTGGAAGATATCAAATATCCTTCAGCTAAGGAAATGAGTTTGTTAAGTTTTGAAAAATTCAAAACAAACGACACTGTAGATGTCGCTTATTTTGAACCTTTTTATTTGAAAGATTTTATGATTACTACTTCAAAGAAATAA